ACTTCCTCTACGTTGCCTAGGAAAGGACATAAAGGGAGCGTGCCTGAACGGCACGCTCCCTCTTTTGTTGCAAAAACACCCCCGACTATTTAGAATTGACGATACAGGGCTTCGCTCTGACATATCATCGAAGGGAAGTGTTTTATCGTGAAAGTCTTCAGGCGTACATCGACGATACTGCTTATGTCCTTGATTTTGATGGGACTCACCGCGGCAGCCTCCACGGCGGTGACGGTCAAGATGTCCTACAACGGACCGCCGAAAGCGGAGGACAACGCAGTCCACGCCTTCGCGGAAAACTTCAAGAAGCTGGTCGAGGAGGGAACCGAGGGACGGGTTGCCTTCGAGCTCTTCCCCGATAGCCAGCTGGGAACGGAGGAGGAGCGAATGGAGCTCCTGATGAAGACCGGTCTTAACCAGCCGATGGCCAATATAGCCTCCTTCGCCGGAGTGGCTCCGGTTTTCCCCGAGATATACGCCTCGTCCATACCCTTCATGTTCAACTCCTACGAGGCGGCCCACATATTCTTCGATAAAAGCCAGTACTGGAAGAAAGCCCAGGAGGAATTCCGCAACAGGACCGGAGCGGTGCTGCTGGAGGCGGTAGAGGAAGGCGGATTCCTGGCCTTCACAAACTCGGAGAGAGCCATACACGGCCCGGACGACTTCAAGGGACTCAAGTTCAGGGGCATGGACGAGGGACAGCTGGCCATATACCAGGCATTCGGAGCCAGCGGAACCCCCATACCATGGACGGAACTGTACATGGCCCTCAAGACCGGGGTCGTGGACGGTCAGATGAACCCGGCAATGTACATAATCATAGGAAGCCTATACGAGGTACAGAAATACATGACCCTGGCCAACATACAGTACTCCGATCAGTTCCTGGTCATGAACGGCGACCTGTTCGACTCCCTCTCCGAGGAGGATCGCAAGGTCGTCGTCGAGGCGGCCAAGGAGGCCAACCGCATTAGCCGCATGGAGGTGGAGGCGGCGGACTCCAAACAGGTGGAGTATCTGAAGGAAAAGGGGATGGATGTATACTCCCCCAACGGAAACGAGATGGATCAGTTCAGGGAAAAGGGACAGCCCGAATACGTGAAGTGGCTCAAGACCAAGGTGAGTCAGGAATGGCTTGACCTGGCGGTACAGTGCGCCACCAGGGCGAACGAGGCGGCGAAGGAATAGCGCTATGGACGGCTCGAGCGACCTCGGAAAAGTCCAGAGGATGGCCGTCGCCATGGAGCGACTAAGCGCCGTGGTGGCCGGTTTTCTCCTGCTGGTCAACGTGGGAGATATAGTGCTAGGCATCTTCTTCCGTTACGTCATGAAAAGCTCGATCATATGGACCGAGGAGGTAGCTCGATATTCCCTGGTTTGGCTGGTGATGCTGGGGGCGGCGGGAGCCCAGGCGAAGGGGGACCATATGTCGATAGACTTTCTGGCACCGCGTTTCCCAAGATGGCTGAAAAAGGTCTCCTACGTAGCCAGGATGGGGATACAGGCGGTGGTACTGATCCTCCTGATATGGCTCGGCGGCAAGAACGTCGCTGGAACCTGGACCATGAAGACCATGGCTCTGGGCATCCCCAAGGCCATTCCTCTCATGGCCGTTCCGATCGGCATGTCCATGTTGTTGATGCAGCTCCTGCTCCAGGAGCTGCATCGCCCCTCCGACGGAGGTGACCGGTCATGACGGGACTCATGCTACTGGGAGGGTTCTTCCTCCAGATGGCTCTTGGAGTCCCCCTCTACGCCTCCTTGCTGTTCACGGGATTTCTCGGCATATTGGGCACCGGAAACCTGACGCTCCTCAGGGCCATTCCGCAGCAGTTCTTCGGAGGAATGGACGTTTTCTCGCTGATGGCCATTCCCTTCTTCATACTGGCCGGAAGCCTGATGAACCGTTCTGGACTGACAGACCGACTGATCGACTTCAGCCGCCTGCTCGTGGGATCGGTCCGGGGGGGGCTGGGATACGTAAACGTGGTGGGAGGCATCATACTAGCCGGGGTCAACGGCTCCGCCGCGGCGGACGCCTCGGCCCTGGGATCCATTCTTATACCGG
This genomic stretch from Dethiosulfovibrio faecalis harbors:
- the dctP gene encoding TRAP transporter substrate-binding protein DctP; amino-acid sequence: MSLILMGLTAAASTAVTVKMSYNGPPKAEDNAVHAFAENFKKLVEEGTEGRVAFELFPDSQLGTEEERMELLMKTGLNQPMANIASFAGVAPVFPEIYASSIPFMFNSYEAAHIFFDKSQYWKKAQEEFRNRTGAVLLEAVEEGGFLAFTNSERAIHGPDDFKGLKFRGMDEGQLAIYQAFGASGTPIPWTELYMALKTGVVDGQMNPAMYIIIGSLYEVQKYMTLANIQYSDQFLVMNGDLFDSLSEEDRKVVVEAAKEANRISRMEVEAADSKQVEYLKEKGMDVYSPNGNEMDQFREKGQPEYVKWLKTKVSQEWLDLAVQCATRANEAAKE
- a CDS encoding TRAP transporter small permease — translated: MDGSSDLGKVQRMAVAMERLSAVVAGFLLLVNVGDIVLGIFFRYVMKSSIIWTEEVARYSLVWLVMLGAAGAQAKGDHMSIDFLAPRFPRWLKKVSYVARMGIQAVVLILLIWLGGKNVAGTWTMKTMALGIPKAIPLMAVPIGMSMLLMQLLLQELHRPSDGGDRS